The proteins below come from a single Euleptes europaea isolate rEulEur1 chromosome 5, rEulEur1.hap1, whole genome shotgun sequence genomic window:
- the TMEM72 gene encoding transmembrane protein 72 gives MKQVAFWTALDFTCRLLGVTTGAVLIGVGAQTLLQGQFKSLAVYLLFSGIAISVYEAAYFASLLLAACSALPVRFTRHACWKEVRRCRAFQKFLAYVLLSVACFLHPVLVWRVTIPGTMLVLTGLAYFLLSKRRKETLANGPLGQCRDSCHAATAEGGVNDTEQTYTFPRGSRRGRQGSLLGYVRSILRGCRSQEGVANSSNIPTARRQVYFEEKAVNIVLSVQDNAESPAEESVSDTVPILGPTAVTSP, from the exons ATGAAGCAGGTTGCTTTCTGGACCGCGCTGGACTTCACTTGCCGTCTGCTGGGGGTCACCACTGGAGCAG TGCTTATTGGGGTGGGGGCCCAGACGCTGCTGCAGGGGCAGTTCAAAAGCCTGGCCGTCTACCTGCT tttttcaggaattgccaTTTCGGTATATGAAGCAGCCTACTTCGCCagcctcctcctggcagcctgcTCAGC CCTCCCAGTGAGATTCACGAGACACGCTTGCTGGAAGGAAGTCCGACGTTGCAGGGCCTTCCAGAAGTTCCTGGCCTATGTGCTACTCTCGGTCGCTTGCTTCCTGCACCCTGTACTCGTTTGGCGGGTCACAATCCCAG GAACGATGCTGGTGCTTACTGGTTTGGCCTATTTCCTACTCAGCAAGCGGCGCAAAGAAACATTGGCCAATGGACCGTTGGGCCAATGCAGGGACAGTTGCCACGCCGCCACGGCCGAGGGGGGTGTAAATGACACGGAGCAGACATACACTTTCCCCAGAGGATCACGCAGAGGGCGACAGGGCTCCCTCCTCGGATATGTACGGAGCATCCTCAGAGGCTGCCGGAGCCAGGAAGGTGTGGCGAACTCTTCCAACATACCGACGGCGAGGAGGCAGGTGTACTTTGAGGAGAAGGCGGTGAACATTGTCCTCTCCGTCCAAGATAACGCTGAAAGCCCGGCTGAGGAAAGCGTGTCCGACACCGTCCCTATCCTCGGCCCCACGGCTGTGACATCCCCATAG